A single Suricata suricatta isolate VVHF042 chromosome 2, meerkat_22Aug2017_6uvM2_HiC, whole genome shotgun sequence DNA region contains:
- the TOMM20 gene encoding mitochondrial import receptor subunit TOM20 homolog — MVGRNSAIAAGVCGALFIGYCIYFDRKRRSDPNFKNRLRERRKKQKLAKERAGLSKLPDLKDAEAVQKFFLEEIQLGEELLAQGEYEKGVDHLTNAIAVCGQPQQLLQVLQQTLPPPVFQMLLTKLPTISQRIVSAQSLAEDDVE; from the exons ATGGTGGGCCGCAACAGCGCCATCGCCGCCGGTGTCTGTGGGGCTCTTTTTATCGGGTATTGCATTTACTTCGACCGCAAGAGACGGAGTGACCCCAACTTCAAGAACAGGCTTCGAGAAC gaagaaagaaacaaaagcttgCCAAGGAGAGAGCTGGACTTTCCAAG CTACCTGACCTTAAAGATGCAGAAGCTGTTCAGAAATTCTTCCTTGAAGAAATACAGCTTGGTGAAGAGTTGCTAGCCCAAG GTGAATACGAGAAGGGCGTAGACCATCTGACAAATGCAATTGCAGTGTGTGGACAGCCACAGCAGTTGCTGCAAGTGCTACAGCAGACTCTTCCACCACCAGTGTTCCAGATGCTTCTGACTAAGCTTCCAACAATTAGTCAG
- the RBM34 gene encoding RNA-binding protein 34, with the protein MGTPVEGKNKRKKKKGAKEGEDPEDGVRGNPTGDYVVGQVAGSLFQNRRPSRNSTARLASLFSSLEPQLQPVYVPVPKGTTKKRKRDEEEESTSQIQVPLLQEPSQKTKVKKKLSAADTKLANRENALASADLEEEIHQKQGPKRRASRSGIKAADKKVLEDIDHTVVSQRKKSEINQEEERLKNERTVFVGNLPVTCNKKKLKSFFKEYGQIESVRFRSLIPAEGTLSKKLAAIKRKIHPDQKNINAYVVFKDESAATKALKRNGVQFADGFRIRVDLASETSSRDKRSVFVGNLPYKVEESAVENHFLDCGSVVAVRIVRDPVTGVGRGFGYVLFENTDAVHLALKLNNSELMGRKLRVMRSVNKEKLKPNSNPISKNVSKPKQGLNFNSKNIGHSKSLFIGEKAVILKKKKKGQKKNGQTKKQKKQK; encoded by the exons ATGGGGACGCCGGTGGAAGGGAAGAACAAgcggaagaaaaagaaaggtgccAAGGAGGG AGAAGATCCGGAGGACGGCGTTCGCGGGAATCCGACCGGAGACTATGTGGTTGGACAAGTCGCCGGCAGCTTGTTCCAGAACAGGCGCCCCTCCAGAAATAGTACAGCTCGGCTGGCGTCCCTCTTCAGCTCTTTAGAGCCTCAGCTCCAACCCGTGTATGTGCCCGTACCTAAA GGAACCACCAAAAAAAGGAAACgggatgaggaggaagaaagtACATCCCAAATTCAAGTACCACTTTTGCAAGAACCTTCACAAAAAACGAAAGTGAAGAAGAAACTTTCTGCTGCAGACACAAAGTTGGCAAACAG GGAAAACGCTCTAGCAAGTGCTGATTTAGAAGAAGAAATTCACCAAAAACAAGGACCGAAAAGGAGGGCTTCCCGATCTGGTATTAAAGCGGCAGATAAAAAAGTGCTCGAAGATATAGATCACACAGttgtaagtcagagaaagaaaagcgaAATCAACCAAGAAGAAGAGAGATTAAAGAATGAGAGAACAGTGTTTGTTGGGAATTTGCCTGTCACATGTAATAAGAAG aagctgaagtcattttttaaagaatatggaCAGATAGAATCTGTACGATTTCGTTCTCTG atcCCAGCAGAGGGAACTCTTTCCAAAAAATTGGCAGCAATAAA acgTAAAATTCATCCCgatcagaaaaatattaatgcttATGTTGTGTTTAAGGATGAGAGCGCTGCTACAAAAGCATTGAAAAG AAATGGGGTCCAGTTTGCAGATGGATTTCGTATTAGAGTTGATCTGGCATCTGAGACTTCATCT AGAGACAAGAGATCAGTATTTGTGGGGAATCTCCCATACA AAGTGGAAGAATCGGCAGTTGAGAACCACTTTTTGGACTGTGGGAGTGTTGTGGCAGTAAGGATTGTGAGAGACCCAGTCACTGGAGTCGGCAGAGGGTTCGGCTACGTACTCTTTGAG aataCCGATGCTGTTCATCTTGCtctgaaattaaataattctGAACTGATGGGAAGAAAACTCAGAGTCATGCGTTCtgtcaataaagaaaaattaaagccaaATTCAAATCCCATTTCTAAGAATGTCAGTAAACCTAAGCAGGGACTTAATTTCAATTCAAAGAATATAGGACAttctaaaagtttgtttattgGAGAAAAAGCTGTTatccttaagaagaaaaagaaagggcagaagaaaaatggacagactaagaaacagaaaaaacagaaGTAA